Proteins encoded together in one Rhipicephalus sanguineus isolate Rsan-2018 chromosome 9, BIME_Rsan_1.4, whole genome shotgun sequence window:
- the LOC119404851 gene encoding nucleic acid dioxygenase ALKBH1 produces MYTDDGDDSGDLFKKDFKYYKRKAVRPDLSNVIDFERPDEFPVKVHARLQTTPDCSEVGLVDEGELRCYSVPANRGLLVIPNPFTPRGQRQWVSRTLRSYPQPPNCTNLKALKPPDVFPASPQRDDFYKNLRWVTLGLHHDWDSKVYDLENATAFPSCLSALAKKLATLLGHTGFEPEAAIVNYYAMNSTLSGHVDRSEFDLSSPLFSVSFGQTAVFLIGGATKDVKPTAMFLKSGDVVVMTGESRLAYHAVPLVLPREDGGMPWNYAAEMRGGDDADGDWGAEAEYLANHRINLNVRQVFEKS; encoded by the coding sequence ATGTACACGGACGATGGCGACGACAGCGGCGATCTCTTTAAAAAGGACTTCAAGTACTACAAAAGGAAAGCCGTGCGACCCGACTTGTCCAACGTGATTGATTTTGAGAGGCCCGATGAATTTCCCGTCAAAGTGCACGCGCGGTTGCAGACGACGCCGGACTGCAGCGAAGTCGGCCTCGTCGACGAGGGCGAGTTACGGTGTTACTCGGTGCCTGCTAATCGGGGTCTCTTAGTGATACCCAATCCTTTCACGCCGCGCGGCCAACGCCAGTGGGTGAGCCGAACTCTGCGTTCGTACCCGCAACCGCCGAACTGCACCAATCTGAAAGCGTTGAAGCCGCCGGACGTGTTTCCCGCGTCGCCGCAACGCGACGACTTCTACAAGAACCTCCGTTGGGTCACGCTAGGCCTGCACCACGACTGGGACTCCAAGGTGTACGACCTCGAAAACGCGACCGCCTTTCCGAGCTGCCTCAGCGCGTTGGCCAAGAAGCTCGCGACGTTGCTCGGTCACACGGGATTTGAACCCGAAGCCGCTATCGTCAACTACTACGCCATGAACTCGACTTTGAGCGGTCACGTCGACCGTTCCGAATTCGACCTCAGTTCGCCCCTGTTTTCGGTGAGTTTTGGACAGACAGCAGTGTTCCTCATCGGCGGGGCGACCAAAGACGTCAAGCCGACGGCCATGTTTCTGAAGAGCGGTGACGTCGTCGTGATGACGGGCGAATCCAGACTGGCGTACCACGCCGTACCGCTGGTGCTCCCACGCGAGGACGGCGGCATGCCATGGAACTACGCTGCGGAGATGCGCGGCGGTGATGACGCAGATGGTGACTGGGGCGCCGAGGCCGAATATTTGGCAAATCACAGAATCAATTTGAACGTGAGGCAGGTGTTCGAGAAGAGCTGA